Below is a window of Rhodopseudomonas sp. P2A-2r DNA.
CACGGCGATCGATATGCGCTCGCGCCTCGGTCTGCCGAAGAACGAGGACGGCAAGCCGCCGATGGCGGTTGGTGTCGATCTGCGCGGCGAATCCTACGGCCTGCTGATCGACTCGATCGGAGAAGTCCTCAAGCTCGCCGACGACAGCCGTGAAGTGAACCCGGTCAATCTCGACCCGCGCATGGCCAAAATGGCCGATGGCGTGCATCGGCTGGACGGCCAGTTGATGGTGGTGCTGGACGTCGATCGCATTCTTGAAATCGCTCCCGACAAACTCGCCGCGTAACGTCGGCAGCAGCCAAATCCGGCCCGCGACGGAAATCTTCCATCCGGGATCTGACAGCAGCAGAGGCTAAAATGAAGACATGTCTGGTCGTCGATGACTCCAGCGTCATCCGTAAAGTAGCACGGCGCATCCTTGAAGGTCTGGACTTCGAGATCATCGAAGCCGAAGACGGCGAGAAGGCGCTCGAGGTCTGCAAGCAGGGGCTTCCCGACGCAGTCCTGCTCGACTGGAACATGCCGGTGATGGACGGTTACGAATTCCTGCGGAACCTGCGTCGCATGCCGGGCGGCGATGTCCCCAAGGTCGTGTTCTGCACCACCGAGAACGACGTTGCCCATATTGCGCGCGCGCTGCACGCCGGCGCCAACGAATACATCATGAAGCCCTTCGACAAGGAAATCGTTTCGGCGAAATTCCACGAAGTCGGGCTGATTTGACGGCGGCGGCAGGACGGTCTCCTGCCTCCACCCGCAGAATTTGATTTATAGCGTTTTGTTGCGTCCGTTGTGTTCGGTGAGTGATGAGTATTGATGTGATCAATCCCTCTGTTTCGGATTCGACGCGGTATGAGCCGCTTCGGATCATGGTGGTTGATGACTCAGTCGTCATTCGCGGCCTGATTTCGCGCTGGATCGAGGCCGAGCCCGACATGACCGTGGCGGCCTCGCTGCGCACGGGACTCGATGCGGTCAACCAGCTTGAGCGCGTCAATCCCGACGTCGCCGTGCTCGACATCGAAATGCCGGAGCTTGACGGCATCCAGGCGTTGCCGCAGTTGCTCGCCAAGAAGCGCAATCTGATTGTCATCATGGCGTCGACGCTGACCCGGCGCAACGCCGAGATCAGCTTCAAGGCGCTCTCGCTGGGCGCCGCCGACTACATTCCGAAACCCGAGAGCACCCGCGAGGCGTCCGCCGCCGATAACTTCCGGCACGACCTGCTGCAGAAGATCCGCAGCCTCGGCGCCAAGGTCCGCCGGCTGCATTCCGCCACAACGCCACCGCTGGCACCGGCCATCGGCCGCCCCCGCGATCCGGCGCCGGCGCCGGTACGTGCGCCGGTATCGGTCGCCAGTCAGGCCGCGCTGCTGAAGCGCGCTTTCAGCGCGATCGCGCCGCGCGTGTTGCTGATCGGATCCTCCACCGGCGGACCGCAGGCGTTGATGACCGTGGTCGCCGAAATCGGCGCGGTGATCGATCGCGTGCCGGTGTTGATCACCCAGCATATGCCGCCGACCTTCACGACCATTCTCGCAGAGCATCTCTCGCGCGCCAGCCACAGACCGGCCCGCGAAGGCATTGACGGCGAAATCGTCAAGGCCGGCCAGATCTACCTGGCGCCGGGCGGCAAGCACATGCGTGTGGCCAAGCAGGGCGCCAATATCGTGATCGCGCTCGATGACGGCCCGCCCGTGAATTTCTGCAAGCCCGCGGTCGATCCGCTTTTCAATTCCGCAATCGATGTCTGGCAGGGCGCCATCATGGCGGTCATCCTGACCGGCATGGGTTCAGACGGCATGCGTGGCGGCAAGGATATCGTCGCCGCCGGCGGCAACGTCATCGCACAGGACGAAGCCACCAGCGTGGTGTGGGGCATGCCCGGCGCCGCCGCCAATGCCGGAATTTGCTCTGCCATCCTGCCACTCAATCAGATCGCACCGAAACTGGTTCGGCTGTTTTCGGGAGATCGCTCGTGACGCCAGTTGATTATGAGTTTCTGCGCAAGTTCCTCAAGGAGCGTTCCGGCCTCGATCTGTCTGCGGACAAGCAGTACCTCGTGGAGAGCCGGCTGGTTCCGCTGGCGCGCAAGGCTGGTCTCGCCGGAATCGACGAACTGGTGCAGCAGATCAAGAACGGCTCTGCGGCCCTCGCGTCCGACGTGGTCGAGGCGATGACCACCAACGAGACATTCTTCTTTCGCGACAAGGTTCCTTTCGATCATCTGCGCGAGATGATCATTCCGGAATTGCTGCAGGCCCGCGCCAGCAAGCGCAGCCTGCGGATCTGGTGTGCGGCGGCGTCCACCGGTCAGGAACCCTATTCGATCGCCATGTGCCTGAAGGAAATGGGCGCAGCCCTCGCCGGCTGGCGGATCGAGATCATTGGCACCGACATCTCGCAGCAGGTGCTGGAAAAATCCAAGTCCGGCATCTACAGCCAGTTCGAGGTCCAGCGCGGGCTGCCGATCCAGCTGCTGGTGAAATACTTCAAGCAGTCCGGCGAGATGTGGCAGATCAATCCGGACATCCGCTCGATGATCCAGTATCGGCCGCTCAATCTGCTGCAGGACTTCTCCAGCATGGGCAAGTTCGACCTGATCTTCTGCCGCAACGTGTTGATCTATTTCGATCAGGAGATGAAGACGTCGATCTTCAACCGGCTGGCCAAGACCATGGAACCCGACGGCTTCCTGGCGCTCGGCGCCGCAGAGACGGTCGTCGGCCTGACCGACGCGTTCAAGCCGCATCCCGACCGTCGCGGCATCTACCGGCCCAACACGGTTCGCGCCGCCCCCTCGATCGTGCCGGCCATGGCCTCCGCGGGATTGAAGACGTTCGCCGCGCGCTGAGGCCGGGATACGCGTCCGCAGATCCCGCACAGCCATTTCCAGCCACGCTTATTGCGTGGCTGAGGGTGCACGCCGGTCGGCGAGGCCGGATTTGTCAGGCTCGCAATGACCGCGTCCTACAGAATCGCGTGTGGCACGAAGCGAGACATGTTGCCGGTGATCGGCGTGTCATCCTCGCGGATCGACAGCCCGCACGGCGTGCCGTCGACCATCCAGCTGCCGAGCACTGGATACTGTCCCGAAAAATTCGGTAGGGTTGCCAGCGCCTGGCACACGAATCCTTCCGCACCATATGGTCCGGGTTTTTCATGGATCGCGTTGCCGCCGACCAGCGTGATATTGGCGCCCTCGCGCGAGTACATCGGCTTTCGCGCATAGGTCGGGCCAAGTTGCGCCGCTGCCGGATCGTCGTCGAAATACGCCGCCAATAGATTCGGGTGGTTCGGAAACATCTCCCATAGCAGCGGCAGGATGCCCTTGTTAGACAGGATCGTCTTCCACGGCGGCTCGATCCAGCGCGTCGATGCACCTTTCAGTCGCGCACCGAAGGTTTCGCGGAACAACCACTCCCAGGGATACAGTTTGAACGCCAGCTCGATGAGGGAGTCGTCGAGATCGACAAAGGCGCCATCATTGCGCAGTCCGATCTCGGCAATGTCGAGCAGCACCGGATCGAGTCCGGCCTGCTTTGCCGTGTCGGCCAGATAATGCAACGTGCCGCGGTCCTCTGCGCCGCTCATTGTGGCGGCGAAATGCACGCGACCGCTACCTGTCCGGCGCCATGCGTCGATCAAAGATTCATGCAGCGTGTTGAACTGGTCGGCGCGCCTGGGAATGATCTGGCGGTCAATCGCCTGTTCGAGCCAGGTCCACTGAAACACCGCGGCCTCGAACAGCGATGTCGGTGTGTCCGCATTGTACTCCAGAAGCTTTGCCGGACCCTTGCCGTCAAAGCACAGATCGAACCGGCCATACAGGCTTCTGTCGCCGCGCTGCCAGCTTGCGGCGATGTAGCTCCAGTACGCCCTTGGGATTTTCAGCTGATGCAGGAGGCGGTCGTCGTTTACGACACGGCCGACCAGTTCGCGGCACATGGCGTGGAGTTCGGCGGTGGGTGCCTCGATCTGCCGCTCGATCTCGTCGAGGGTGAAGGCGTAGTAGGCGCGCTCGTCCCAGTAGCGCTGGCCGTCGTCGCTGTGAAACGCAAAACCGGTGGCGGCCGCGGTGGCCTCCCAGTCATCGCGCTCGGGGCAGGCAATGCGCTGCATGCTCAGCCGCCGCCGGAGAAGTGCGACATGAACGAGCCGAATCCGCCGCGCGACACGTGGCTGGAGTTGCTGTCCGAGCTTGAGCCGGAAGAGGAATGGCTGGAGGAATCCGTGCTGGCAAAATTGCTGCGCGACGACGATCCGCCCGAACCGCCGTGGGCGCCGGACGATGAAGAACCGTGCTGCCGGCAGTCGGCAGGCTGGTCGGCGTGCAGCACAGGCTGGTTCGGGTCGCATTTTTCCCGCGGCATCAGCGCGTAGGCGCCGCCGCCGATCGCCATGGTGCCCATCAGCAGCAGCGCCACATGATTGGAGCGCTTCTTCGCCAGTTGCGGCGGTTCGTCGGGCGGCAACCGCGGCAGGCGCTTGCCGAACTCGTTGCCCGGCTTCGGCGTCATGGATTGTACACCATCGACGCGGCATTGAGCACGCCGGCGGCGAGCGAGGCGAGGCCCAGCCAGATCGCCGGCGCCAGATGGCCGGCGTCGATCCGCTCCGACAGTTTCGGCACCGGAATGCGCACGATGAAATACACCGCCATTTGCACCACCAGCGCGATGACGCTCCAGATCAGGCAGTCCAGCACGTTGGCGGAGTGGATGATGGCGCTGGCCACTGGCAGCACGAAGCCGAGCAGGCTCATGCCGAGTGCCACGGCGGCGGACGGAACGTTGTCACGGATCAGCCGGAATTCGTCATGCGCGGTGACGCGGGTGTAGACGAATAGATACAGCATCACGGCAAAGAGGCCGGTGCAGAAATAGACTAAAAAGGCCGGCAGACCGGCCAGGGATTGCACAACCATTCCGCCCCCGAAGTTCGACTGATGTCGAACGGTATTCGCGCACGTCAGAATGGTCGTAGCAAGCGGGCGCTGGGTTCATCCCAAACAAAAACCCCGCCGTTTCCGGCGGGGTTCAGTCGGGAGGTGAGCCTCGCGGCTCCGACAATCGATCTTAAGCGGGAATGCGGACTTCTTCTTCGTGCGGCTCGCGCAGCACGCAGCCGCGGCCCCAGACGGTTTCGATGAAGTTGCGGCCGTCCGACGCATTCGCCAGCTTCTTGCGCAGCTTGCAGATGAACACGTCGATGATCTTCAGTTCCGGTTCGTCCATGCCGCCGTAGAGATGGTTGAGGAACATTTCCTTGGTGAGGGTGGTTCCCTTGCGGAGCGAGAGCAGCTCCAGCATCTGGTATTCCTTGCCGGTCAGATGCACGCGCTGGCCGCCGACTTCCACCGTCTTGGTATCGAGATTGACCACCAGATCGCCGGTCTGGATCACCGACTGGGCATGGCCCTTGGAGCGGCGCACGATCGCATGAATGCGGGCAACCAGCTCGTCCTTGTGGAAAGGCTTGGTCATGTAGTCGTCGGCGCCGACGCCGAGACCCTTGACCTTGTCCTCGATGCCGGCGAGGCCGGAGAGGATCAGGATCGGTGTCTTGATCTTCGATACCCGCAGCTGCTTGAGGACATCGTAACCGGACATGTCCGGAAGATTCAGATCAAGTAAAATGATATCGTAGTCGTAAAGCTTGCCGAGATCGACGCCCTCCTCTCCGAGATCCGTCGTGTAGACGTTAAAGCTCTCGGATTTGAGCATCAGCTCAATCGACTGCGCGACCGCACTATCATCTTCGATTAACAAAACGCGCATGCCAGTCCCCTTTAGTCGCCGCTCCGGGCGTCAGGTCGGCCGCACTTGCGGCACCAAAAACGCCTTTGAACAACTGATTCGGATCCTGACGACATATGGTTAACAAAACCTGATTCCTTCGCGCAAGTACTAACCGTGCAATTTTTGTCGAATCGCCGTAAGATATTGCGGTAGAGACGTTTTTTGTTCCCGTAGCCGTTCAAGTTCCACATTAGGAGACGGGCCTAACCGACTCCATCGACTCACGCCTTCGTTCTGAAGGGCAAGCGCTCTCAGTCACCAAGACAATGACGTAATGATTAACGATGCGGGTAAACACCAAGTTAAGACCGCGGCAGCAACACGCAGAAACTTAAGGGTTTCGAAATGAAAGCGCTGGCGGAGCAGATCGCCGATCTCGACGGCG
It encodes the following:
- a CDS encoding chemotaxis protein CheW, which translates into the protein MTSKTTTADGAVTEYVTTMIGGQLFGMPISRVQDVFMPERLTRVPLASSDVAGVLNLRGRIVTAIDMRSRLGLPKNEDGKPPMAVGVDLRGESYGLLIDSIGEVLKLADDSREVNPVNLDPRMAKMADGVHRLDGQLMVVLDVDRILEIAPDKLAA
- a CDS encoding response regulator; this translates as MKTCLVVDDSSVIRKVARRILEGLDFEIIEAEDGEKALEVCKQGLPDAVLLDWNMPVMDGYEFLRNLRRMPGGDVPKVVFCTTENDVAHIARALHAGANEYIMKPFDKEIVSAKFHEVGLI
- a CDS encoding protein-glutamate methylesterase/protein-glutamine glutaminase yields the protein MSIDVINPSVSDSTRYEPLRIMVVDDSVVIRGLISRWIEAEPDMTVAASLRTGLDAVNQLERVNPDVAVLDIEMPELDGIQALPQLLAKKRNLIVIMASTLTRRNAEISFKALSLGAADYIPKPESTREASAADNFRHDLLQKIRSLGAKVRRLHSATTPPLAPAIGRPRDPAPAPVRAPVSVASQAALLKRAFSAIAPRVLLIGSSTGGPQALMTVVAEIGAVIDRVPVLITQHMPPTFTTILAEHLSRASHRPAREGIDGEIVKAGQIYLAPGGKHMRVAKQGANIVIALDDGPPVNFCKPAVDPLFNSAIDVWQGAIMAVILTGMGSDGMRGGKDIVAAGGNVIAQDEATSVVWGMPGAAANAGICSAILPLNQIAPKLVRLFSGDRS
- a CDS encoding CheR family methyltransferase, whose translation is MTPVDYEFLRKFLKERSGLDLSADKQYLVESRLVPLARKAGLAGIDELVQQIKNGSAALASDVVEAMTTNETFFFRDKVPFDHLREMIIPELLQARASKRSLRIWCAAASTGQEPYSIAMCLKEMGAALAGWRIEIIGTDISQQVLEKSKSGIYSQFEVQRGLPIQLLVKYFKQSGEMWQINPDIRSMIQYRPLNLLQDFSSMGKFDLIFCRNVLIYFDQEMKTSIFNRLAKTMEPDGFLALGAAETVVGLTDAFKPHPDRRGIYRPNTVRAAPSIVPAMASAGLKTFAAR
- a CDS encoding glutathionylspermidine synthase family protein; translation: MQRIACPERDDWEATAAATGFAFHSDDGQRYWDERAYYAFTLDEIERQIEAPTAELHAMCRELVGRVVNDDRLLHQLKIPRAYWSYIAASWQRGDRSLYGRFDLCFDGKGPAKLLEYNADTPTSLFEAAVFQWTWLEQAIDRQIIPRRADQFNTLHESLIDAWRRTGSGRVHFAATMSGAEDRGTLHYLADTAKQAGLDPVLLDIAEIGLRNDGAFVDLDDSLIELAFKLYPWEWLFRETFGARLKGASTRWIEPPWKTILSNKGILPLLWEMFPNHPNLLAAYFDDDPAAAQLGPTYARKPMYSREGANITLVGGNAIHEKPGPYGAEGFVCQALATLPNFSGQYPVLGSWMVDGTPCGLSIREDDTPITGNMSRFVPHAIL
- a CDS encoding DUF350 domain-containing protein; the encoded protein is MVVQSLAGLPAFLVYFCTGLFAVMLYLFVYTRVTAHDEFRLIRDNVPSAAVALGMSLLGFVLPVASAIIHSANVLDCLIWSVIALVVQMAVYFIVRIPVPKLSERIDAGHLAPAIWLGLASLAAGVLNAASMVYNP
- the ctrA gene encoding response regulator transcription factor CtrA, whose product is MRVLLIEDDSAVAQSIELMLKSESFNVYTTDLGEEGVDLGKLYDYDIILLDLNLPDMSGYDVLKQLRVSKIKTPILILSGLAGIEDKVKGLGVGADDYMTKPFHKDELVARIHAIVRRSKGHAQSVIQTGDLVVNLDTKTVEVGGQRVHLTGKEYQMLELLSLRKGTTLTKEMFLNHLYGGMDEPELKIIDVFICKLRKKLANASDGRNFIETVWGRGCVLREPHEEEVRIPA